The Streptomyces sp. NBC_00236 DNA window CGAGCAGGCCGCGGCCGCCCACAGCCTCACCGGTGCCCAGGCCCGGGTCCTCGGCCTGCTCTCCCTGGACCCGCTGCCGATGCGCCGGATCGCCCAGAAGCTGAAGTGCGAGCCGTCCAACGTGACCGGCATAGTCGACCGCCTGGAGGCGCGCGGCCTGGTGGAGCGGCGGCCCGACCCGGCCGACCGCCGGGTGAAGCTGGCCGCCCCCACGGAGAAGGGGGCACGCACGGCCCGCGAGCTCCGCGCATCCCTCGACTTCGCCCGCGAGCCCCTGGCCGGTCTCTCCGATACGGACCGCTCGGTGCTGCGGGACCTGCTGCGCCGGATGCTGGGAATGGACCCGGCCGGTCTGTCCTGACGGTGGTCTGTCCTGACGATCGGCCGGTCCTGACAGTCGGCCGGTCCTGAAGGCGCCGGCTCCTCAGCAGAACCAGGGGAACCAGCAGTCGTCGTCCGAAGGGGTCGGCGACGGTGTGGGTGTCGGCGTGGGGGTGGGCCTCGGCAGGGTCGCGGACGGCGACGGAGCATCACCCGTACCGCCCGGCTCCGACGGGCCGCCGGTGGTGGGCGACACGGCCGGCGACGGCGGCACGGAGGAGACCGGAGCCGGGGCCGACGGCGCGGAGGTGGCTCCACCCGGACGCGCCTCGTCCGTGGCCCGGGAGGACCGGGTGGCGCCCGGGGAGCGGGTCACGGTGGCCGGGACGGCCGACGGACTGCCCGAGGGACTCCTCACCGGCCCGGGCGGTTCGGCCGTGTCGCTCACCGTCGGCTCCGGGGCGGGAGCGGTGGTGGCGGACGTCGATTCGCGTACGTAGTCCGAGGCGCCGTCGCCACCGTCCGGTTCGGTCGCGAGCTCCGCCAGGCTCAGCGCACCGCCCGCGAGGACCACGCCGAGCAGCGCCAGCAGCACCGTACGGCCCCGGCGGCTGCGGCCGCGGCGGCCCCGGCGCGGCCGCTCGGCGGGTGTCGTACGCCGACGGCCCGGACCGCCTCCGCCGTGCGTCCCGCCCCTCGGCGTCCGGGCAGCATCGCGCTCCCGGCGGCGATGTCCCCCGGACAGGGGCGGCGCGGCCTGTTCGTCCCGCGCTTCCGGTTCGTGGCCGGGGAGCGGGGACGCGGCGTAGGGGCCCAGTGCTTCAGCAGGAGTTCCGCATCCGGCACAGGCCAGGGCGCCGTTCAGATGCCGCTGACAGGGGTGGCAGTAGTCCATGGCGCCCGCAGGTTAGATGCCCGCCGGACAACGGAGAAAGCCGCTCAGGTGAGGATCCTGTGTGGAACCGTTGGTTCATGACCGCTGCCACCCCTTTCGGCCCCCGTGAGTTCCAGCTCGTCCTGCTGCGCCGGATGGCCGACCACCAGCCCGGCCTCGTCGAGGACGCCCGGCACGAGCTGAGTGCCACCCTCGCCGAGATGCGTGAGGCCAACCGCCGCTGGCAGGCCATGACGCGGGCGCCGCGCGGACGGGGGGCGCTGCGCCGCTACCGGTCCGTGCTCGGGGAGCCCGAGTCGTCCGTGCGCCGCACGGTCGGCGATCTGGAGTGCGACGCGCTGTTCTGGCCGGTCCCGCTCTGGCCCGACCTGCGGTTCGAGGTGATGGTGGCGCCGGGCGGCGCGGTGTGGAACGAGTGGCTGGTCCGGGCGCCAGGCGCGACCGCCCCCGAGCTCGGACCGGCCGGGGAACTGCGTCCCTGGTCGTGCACCGTGAACGAGGTGGCCCGGGCCTTCCCGCCGGCCCGTCCGATGGAGGGCAGCGCGCCGACCCGCTGGGCACTCGCGATCACGGACGCGGCCACCGCCACCCCGTACGTCGCCGAGTTCACCTGGGGGCTGTTCCAGCGGCTGCTCCCCGGTCCGCCGGGCGCCTGAGGCCCGCGCCGACGAGGCGTCAGCTCCGTACCCCCTACGGCGTATCCCAGCGGGCGCCACACCCCCGAACGGCGCACGATGCGAAGAGAACCGGCTGCCCGTCGGTCCCCGCCATCAGCGCTCTCGGGAGAACCTGCCGTGACCGTCAGCCTTGAGCAGTTGCGCCGTTGCCATGTCGCCGTCGACCTCGGGGCCGCCCGGACCCGGGTGTACATCAAGGGGCTCGGGCTCGTCGTGGACGAGCCCAGCGTCGCCGCCGTCAATACCCGTACGGGCTCGCTCATCGCCGTCGGCGCGCTCGCCGAACAGATGACGGGCCGCACCCCCGACTACATCCGGGTGGTCCGCCCCGTCTCCGGCGGGACCGTCGTCGACATCGAGATGGCCCAGCGCATGCTGCGCCATCTGCTCGGCGAGAAGCTCCGCCGCCAGCTTCGCCGCAAGCCGCGCCTGCGCGCCGCCGCCTGCATCCCGCACGAGAGCGATCCGCTGGCCCAGCGCGCCGCCGTCGAGACCCTGGTCGGACTCGGGGCACGCCGCGTCGAGCTCGTCGACACCCTGATCGCGGCGGCCGTCGGCTGCGGACTGCCGGTCGAACAGCCGACCGCCACCATGATCATGGTGTGCGGGGCCGCGACCACCCAGATCGCGGTGCTCTCGCTCGGCTCGATCGTGACCGCCGTACGCATCCCGATCGGCGGCGACGCCATCGACCACGCGGTGATCCAGCATCTGCGCCAGCACCACGAGCTGGTGCTGCCCAGCCAGTCCGTGCGCCCGCTCCAACTGGCCCTCAGCGGTGCCGGACTGACCTCGCGCGGGCCCTCCGTGACCGAGATCCACGGGCGGGACGTGGCAACCGGTCTTGCTCGCTCCGTCCAGGTCGACACCGCGGCCGTCCGGCAGGCGATCCACACCCCGCTGACCGCGGTCCTCGACGGGCTCGGCAAGATCCTGCGGGACTGCCCGCCCGACCTCGTCGCCGACCTCGCCGACTGCGGGATCATGATGGTCGGCGGCAGCGCGCTGCTGCCCGGTCTCGACCAGATGCTGCGCGACGCCACGGGCATGCCGGTGCACATCGCGGAGCGGCCCGACGTCTGCTCCGTCCTCGGGCTCGGCGCCATGCTGGACGGGAAGATCAGCCCCATGGTCCTCGACCCGCTCGCCGGCTGAGTACCGCGGGCACGGCGGATGACCGACGAGCCGAGCGAACAGGCGCCCAGCCGCGGAGTCCCCCGGTCGCCGCGGCTGCCGATCCTGCTGGAGGCGGTGCTGCGCGTCGGCACCGACCTCGAACTGCGGTCCACCCTGCAGCAGATCATCGACACCGCGACCGCGCTCACCGAGGCCCGCTACGGCGCGCTCGGGGTCCTGGACGCCGGGACCGGCACGATCAGCGAGCTGTTCGTCACCGGACTGAGCGAGAGCGAGCAGGCGGCCATCGGCGACCTCCCCGACGGGCACACGGGCCTGCTCGGCGCGCTCATCGAACAGGCGGAGCCGCTGCGTCGCGACGACCTGACCGACGACCCGCGCTCCTGCGGTGTGCCG harbors:
- a CDS encoding MarR family winged helix-turn-helix transcriptional regulator, whose amino-acid sequence is MATTRTDPLTLEVVELIGAVVARYYEEYEQAAAAHSLTGAQARVLGLLSLDPLPMRRIAQKLKCEPSNVTGIVDRLEARGLVERRPDPADRRVKLAAPTEKGARTARELRASLDFAREPLAGLSDTDRSVLRDLLRRMLGMDPAGLS
- a CDS encoding rod shape-determining protein, producing MTVSLEQLRRCHVAVDLGAARTRVYIKGLGLVVDEPSVAAVNTRTGSLIAVGALAEQMTGRTPDYIRVVRPVSGGTVVDIEMAQRMLRHLLGEKLRRQLRRKPRLRAAACIPHESDPLAQRAAVETLVGLGARRVELVDTLIAAAVGCGLPVEQPTATMIMVCGAATTQIAVLSLGSIVTAVRIPIGGDAIDHAVIQHLRQHHELVLPSQSVRPLQLALSGAGLTSRGPSVTEIHGRDVATGLARSVQVDTAAVRQAIHTPLTAVLDGLGKILRDCPPDLVADLADCGIMMVGGSALLPGLDQMLRDATGMPVHIAERPDVCSVLGLGAMLDGKISPMVLDPLAG